The Amblyraja radiata isolate CabotCenter1 chromosome 39, sAmbRad1.1.pri, whole genome shotgun sequence sequence gctcctagactgtggaacagcatccccttcccatcagaacggccccctccatccactcctttaagtcaagactaaaaacgtacctatactcccaagcctttcctgatgtccactgagtgagggctacatgtatatatgtatgtagtttgtttatattattcttataacaaatgtaaagcactttggccaacgagagttgttttttaaatgtgctatctaaataaatgtgacttgtgacttgacttgtgactggtcttcggcgctgcaagcactgtaaggcagcaactctgccactgtaaggcagcaactaccctaATTCTTGATTAGAAGTGTGTcagaaggttacggggagaaggcaggagaatggcgttgagaggggaaagagatatGAGCCACGACCAAGTAGCGAAGCAGTCTCGACTGGCCatgtggcttaattctgctccaatgtttcATGGTCCTGGACCATAAACTGGCAAAAATATAGACATGGTGTCAAAGAAGCAAAGCCAACTTGTTCAATGGAAAGCAATAGTTGACACTTTGTTTTGAAACCCTCTAGAATCACATCGATGACAGCCCTGATGCAAGTGATTCTACAGGGTGTCCAAATCAAAGTGTCAACTAGTGCTTTCCAATGGACAAGTTGGCTAGCAGGGTTTTGATCCCAAACGACGACCattccactcccctccccacagatgctgctcaatctGCCGAGTTCttccaggagattgtttgtgctccagattccagcttcAGCAGTATCTTGTGTCTCAACTTATTCAATGATCTTAGGCCAGATTACACATCATAAATGGATCTTGCATTCTTGGTTGAAAAGGGagatattatagacaatagacaacaggagtaggccatttggcccttcgagccagcaccgtcattcaatatgatcatggctgatcatccccaatcagtaccccgttcctgccttctccccatatcccctgactccgctatttttaagagccctatctagcttgaaagcatccagagaacctgcctccaccgccctctgaggcagagaattccacagactcaccactctctgtgagaaaaagtgtttcctcatctctgttctaaatggcttactccttattcttaaactgtggcccctggttctggactcccccaacatcgggaacatgtttcctgcctctagcgtgtccaagcccttaacaatcttatatgtttcaatgagatatcctctcatccttctaaactccagagtgtacaagcccagctgctccattctctcagcatatggcagtcccgccatctcgggaattaaccttgtaaacctatgctgcactccctcaatagcaagaatgttcttcctcaaattaggggaccaaaactgcacacaatactccaggtgtggtctcactagggctctgtacaactgcagaagggcctcgttGCTCCTATTGGTGGAATTAAATTGTTCGGTGGAAGATAGCTGATGAGAGCATTATCATTTTTAGATCACAGAGTCAACTGACTTTTTACTGAATAGCTGGACACCATTTAGCCACCTCTACCAtaagacatggggggggggggtcttgcaTTCTGTACCCTTGAGGtcggcaacccccccccccccccgggaacaAGAGCTGAAGAGGGCCAGGCGTGGAGAGGCACATCGGTTTCTGGCACATGGAGGTGACaggcctttgtggccagctggAGCTAGGACTGTAAAATGACACCTCTTGCATTAGACTCTTTGGGCTGTACACTCTGTCCTAACTGGGGATTGTGCTTATTACATATAGGGATAGTCTTGCTGACCTGTCTGCCAAAAATGTGTTTCATTGTACCTGATAATGAAACCACTGAAATTACATTTAAGGACTTAGAGCCAAGGCCATGGATTTAATTCACACATAGTATAGATTTGGAGTTCTCTCCACAAATCAGGATGGCAAATGGgtaaatggagtcgatggtgcAGATAAGCTGTAAGTGATGGGGGTAAATAAATATTGGAATGATGGAGGAAGCTCGAGGGGCAGCAAGCAAGCTCCAGGACCCAAACTGAGTGAAGAATGTAACATTTTGAACTTTTAACAGGAAAATGGCGACAAGGTGGTGAGTAAAATGCTTCCGGATGTTGGCAAGGTCTTCAAGCTCGAGGTTGTGATGGATAAGCCCACGGATCTGCTCTACAATGAGTTGTTTGACAAAGTTGAACAAATGGGAGAATGGAACCCGAACGTTAAACAAGTGAAGGTAGGACATTTGGTGGTTGTATGATCAAAGCCCATGTTAAAATCAGGCGAGCAAACCTGAGGTACATTTAATTTCAATAGTAAATATTGAATAGCACAATTAATTCCCCAGTGACTTACAAGGCAGCTAggagaacacaaagtgccggagtaactcagtgggtcaggtagtatctctggagagcatggataggtaacgtttcaaatcgagacccttcttcagactggagaacatggataggtgacggttcgggtcgagacccttcttttaaggggtttaatactatcctacacactagggacaatttacaatttgcagaagccaattaacctacaaacctgacctcccacgtctttgtagtgtgagaggaaatcagagaacccggagaaaacccacaaggtcacagggagactctgtatagacagcatccgtagttaggatcaaactatgtgtctggcgctgtaagacagcagctctactgctgcaccaccctccTCTGTGGCGGGAATGGAAGGCGACTGAAGAAGgaatccaacccgaaacgttacctatccattccctccacacatgccacccgacccactgagttactccagcactttgtttggctcaagattccagcatctgcagttccttgcacctCTCATCTTTGTAAATACTCCAGCTCAGATTCAAACTCGCCACAGCAGTTCATTGTCTTATGACaaaaagtggagtaactcagtgggtcgggcagcatttctggataacaGGGAAAAGAGATACCACCtgagcctgtccatgttctccagagatgctgcctcaccagccgagttactccagcactttgtctatttttTGGTAAAGTGGCATTTGCGGTTCCTTGGGTTCTCATCGTTTTTTATAAATGTATGTATTTAAATTTGTTGAAGATATTGAAAAAGATCGACAAGGATACGATGGTCACCTACGAGGCTTCCGGGGAGACAGTGGGCAACGTGGTTAGCccacgggactttgtgagcgtgcGTTACGCCAAGAGACGAGGGTCGACCTGCTTCCTCGCAGGGATGTCCACACACTGCGACATGATGCCTCAGCAGAACGGTTTCATAAGGTAACCTACCACAAACAtctaggtttaagaaagaactgcagatgctgaaaaaaaatcgaacgtagacaaaaatgctggagaaactcagcgggtgaggcagcatctacggaacgaaggaaataggtgacgttttgggtcgagacgtcacccaagggtctcgacccgaaacgtcacctatttcctttgctccatagatgctgcctcaccctctgagtttactttgctccatagattctgcctcaaccgctgagtttctccagcatttatgtctacctacaAAACCTAGGTATTGAATTTGCCCAAGATATTAGAGATCATATTGAAGAGACATGATTCGATTCCTCATCCAGGTACAAACTAATGCAGTTGGATACTTAGTAGTCCTGTTTTGGGTCCACAATTACTTTTGACCACATTACCTCCCCGAGTGTCTCTCTAGTTTCCATTGCTAATGTTCGAACTTATACTAAGTCCAACCATCCTGTGTTTGGTGACCAGCACTACTAAGATTCAGCTTTTAAATTCCCACTGTTTGTCGAcccctccccttttcccattCTGACCTCTTTTATCCTTCATCCCCCTCGTACTGCCCAAATAACATGTACAGTCAAAACTTCTCTGCCCTGTCATCACAAAGATTGAAagtttttggtcccctaatttgaggaaggacattcttgggggggggggggggttgccgaCCTCAAGGGCACAGAATGCAAGACCCCCCCCCCATGTCTTATGGTAGAGGTGGCTAAATGGTGTCTAGCTATTCAGTAAAAAGTCAGTTGACTCTGTGATCTAAAAATGATTATGCTCTCATCAGCTATCTTCCACCGAACAATTTAATTCCAtcaataggagcaaagaggtccttctgcagttgtacagggccctagtgagaccacacctggagtattgtgtgcagttttggtcccctaatttgaggaagaacattcttgctattgagggagtgcagcgtaggtttacaaggtaaattcccgggatggcgggactgtcatatgcagagagaatggagcagctgggtttgtacactctggagtttaggatgagaggtgatctcattgaaacatgtaagattgttaagggtttggacacgctagaggcaggaaacatgttcccgatgttgggggggggggggggggggggggtgtctagaaccaggggccacagtttaagaataaggagtaagccatttagaacggagacgaggaaacactttttctcacagagagtggtgagtatgtggaattctctgcctcagagggcagtgaaggcaggttctctggatgctttcaagagagagcttgatagggctcttaaaaatagcggagtcagggggtatggggagaaggggaaaaggcaggaacggggtactgattggggatgatcggccatgatcacattgaatggtggtaagggccgaatggcctactcctgcacctattgtctattgtcgaacgTACATTATCTCTAGAACTTGCTGTCCCGTTTGTCTGATTACATTACCATCAAGCTCCTGCGGACATTTTGCTAAGTTTAGAATGTTATACTGTACTAAGGCAGGATGTCGAGTTTGATCATCAGGGAGCATAAACGTTGAAATACCATAACAATGGCAATTCTCATACAATTTATCACCACAGATTTCCCACACCAAGTAatacacagagagctggagtaacacacaaAGAGATTCGTTCCAACTTCTACAATTCTTTTGTCCCTTCTCAAGCAGTTTGGCTTCCAGATCTGCATTAGTTGCTCTATTAACTCCAGTTGTACATGTTGACATCCATTAAGCAAAGAATaaaatgctggatgaactcagcgggtcaggcagcatgtggagggaaatggacaagcaacgtttcaggtcgagatccttcatcacaagctgttgagttcctccaggagtttgttttttgctcaagattccagcatgtgcagtgtttTGTCTCTCTGTTTGACATACGTTGTTCTGATTCCAGGGGTGAAAATGGACCAACCTGCATTGTCCTCCGTCCGTCTGCAGACGATCCGAACAAGACCAAGTTCACGTGGCTTCTGAGCATTGATCTAAAGGCAAGTCATTTGTTGGATGAAGGGTCAACACGTCTGTGTGTTGATTCAAATACACAAGAATTTGGTCATTTCCAAAGTTCAGGATCAGGAGGCAGAGAGCAGCCCGAGGTAAAAGTCACTATTTTCTGTGTGAAAGTTTAATCAGTCGGATCAGTTCCTTGTGGAGATCGTCTTGGCTGTATGATTCCAATACAAGGATGGTTTGGTAGCGCAAtggtttaagagagagctagatagggctcttaaaaatagcggagtcaggggatatggggagaaggcaggaacggggtactgattagggatgatcagccatgatcacattgaatggcagtgctggctcgaagggccgaatggcctactcctgcacctattgtctattgctgcagTATCAAAGCTTCAGGTACCCAGAATTGATCTCAATCTGAGGTGTATGTGTGAAGCTTACAAGTTCTCCCTGTCATTCGGTGAGctgccttccacatcccaaagttccTCTGGTAGTTAAATTAGTACTGTAACTGAGTTGAGCTCATGGAAGAAAGTAGAAGGTCAATTGATAGGCATGTGAGAGATTGAATACAAACAGAAAATAGTGGAAATACTCGACAGGTGAGGCTGTACCTGTGGGAagtgaaacagaattaatgtttcaagttgaagacccttcatcagaactgggaatgaGGGAAACCTTTGTTCAGCTGCAGGAGATGGG is a genomic window containing:
- the star gene encoding steroidogenic acute regulatory protein, mitochondrial, which gives rise to MIPATFKLCAAISYQHVRTLTGLRHTAVVALGHQLNHLRLQNQGPSSWVNLVWRRSSLVGCRLEEHPFSETEMAYVKQGQEALHKSLSILQDTSGWKSEIEAENGDKVVSKMLPDVGKVFKLEVVMDKPTDLLYNELFDKVEQMGEWNPNVKQVKILKKIDKDTMVTYEASGETVGNVVSPRDFVSVRYAKRRGSTCFLAGMSTHCDMMPQQNGFIRGENGPTCIVLRPSADDPNKTKFTWLLSIDLKGWLPKSLINQVLCQTQADFAQHLRQHMDSKAVASTC